DNA sequence from the Vicia villosa cultivar HV-30 ecotype Madison, WI linkage group LG3, Vvil1.0, whole genome shotgun sequence genome:
GCATTAAACTGAGGGGAGATGAGCTTTTGTGATTAGATAGATTGTAATGAAGCTACCAACTAGGATAAGACAAGTGGATGGGGCCACTGGCTCCTCAAATTGTTCTTGGGGAATTGAATAGAAGCGACACATGGAAGGAATCCAACCCAAGTCTATAGGGGAGGTCTAAATAATGTAAAGGGCGTGGAATGAATGAGTCAAGTCTCTCTCCCCTCTCTAATATTTCTTCTATTCCTTCCTCTACGAGTCCTTTTCTGATTATTCTGCTCTGATTGTTATAACTTTAGCATTGTAATTGTGCCTTTTAGCCTTTATAAAGGAAATTGAAATTCCACTTAGTTAGAACTATCAATAAAACAGTACCTTTCCCCTTAATTTGCCTTATAGTGTCATTACATAGATTATATCATCCATGCACCCACTTTAAATTTCATTTAGATTGGCGTTACAGTTTTAGCTCGGTGACACTAAGACTTCCATTTGATTATGCCTTGGTGTCTGTTGAACAAAAACAACATACTTTTGAATATGACATTGGTGACATTTTTATCATGATGAGGTAATTAAATTGTGACTTTCTTGAAAATAGCTCTTTAAGAAAAAAACTCAGGAGCATTAACTCTGGAAACTGCAGCCACACTATTTTGGTGGATAAATAGATGCATTGATTATCATTTTTCTTTAAAATCAAAACAGactatttgaaaagattttctGAGGTTCGCTTGATTCAATTTCAACTTCTGTATTCCTTTCCAAAATATTCCAAAGATTATCAATGATGTAATATTCTTATATTAGCAGTGATGAAAATTCCAAAACATTGACTTCattttttggtttttattttgttatgaaATATATTTGCTTTTGATACTTTTTCACGATATATGAATACTTCTCAATTTTTCTGTAAtacatataataaaatttatattatttattgttgGATTTCAAAATTGGCCATGTTACCGCTTTGCATTGACAGCTGCCATGTCACTTGCAGAGTCATGATCGCTCTATTGGGTCATGTCTTCAGTGATTACCAATTACCATTACCAAtgttaatcattttgaaatattGATAACCATGGCTAAagttatatatttaattactGCGTCCAGTTTGAGACATACACATTCTGCCTCTCTCACCTATATGAAGGGAGAACAGTGTAAACCTTTTCAGTTGGTCTCTTGCTCTTTTGTGCAAATATGCAACTAACTCTTTCCTTTTCTCCAGATAGTAGTATGTATCCCTTTGTATGATTAGTTTTTGAGCATACAGTCTTTTAAGGAATAATAGCAGCTATAATACAATACGATACAATATAATACTTTGCACTCATAAAGCTATTGCCTGTAATTTAGAGCTGCTAGTATTAAATCTTTCTCCTTATTTACTAATGTTTTCTTGCAGGGTTTTTTCCTAGCAGAAGCCATGTCTTCATCATACCTTCCGGCCACAACAGAATCAATTGCTCAGGCATTGGAGGCCAAAGACCATTCCGATTCGATCTCCATTCTATATCGTGTGCTTGATGATCCATCTTCTTCACCAGAAGCTCTGCGGATGAAAGAACAGGCCATCACAAACCTTACTGACCTTCTCAGGCAAGAGAACCGGGGAGAGGATCTGCGTAGCCTTCTCACTTCATTGAGGCCCTTCTTCTCCTTGATTCCCAAGGCAAAAACTGCAAAGATCGTAAGGGGAATAATTGACTCGGTTGCTAAAATACCAGGGACATCTGATCTACAAATTTCACTTTGTAAGGAAATGGTGCAATGGACTCGTGACGAAAAGCGCACTTTTCTGAGGCAACGAGTTGAGGCAAGGCTTGCAGCGCTTTTGATGGAAACTAAGGAGTattcagaagctttgactcttcTTTCCGGGTTGGTCAAAGAGGTTAGGCGATTAGATGACAAGCTTCTTCTTGTAGACATTGACTTGTTGGAAAGCAAGCTGCACTTCTCATTAAGAAACCTTCCAAAGGCAAAAGCTGCCCTCACGGCTGCGAGAACAGCTGCAAATGCCATCTATGTTCCTCCTGCTCAGCAAGGGGCCATAGATCTTCAGAGTGGAATACTTCATGCTGAGGAGAAGGATTACAAAACTGGATACAGCTATTTCTTTGAAGCCTTTGAGTCTTTCAATGCTCTTGAAGACCCTAAGGCTGTTTTCAGCTTGAAATATATGTTGTTGTGTAAGATCATGGTGAATCAAGCCGATGATGTGGGTGGAATTATATCTTCTAAAGCAGGATTGCAATATGTTGGACCTGACCTAGATGCTATGAAAGCTGTTGCTGATGCACATTCTAAGCGATCCCTGAAGTTATTTGAATCTGCTTTGCAGGCCTACAAGGCACAGTTGGAGGAAGACCCAATAGTTCACAGGCACCTTTCTTCCCTATATGATACCCTTCTGGAGCAGAACCTCTGTAGATTGATTGAGCCATTCTCAAGAGTTGAGATTGCACATATTGCTGAGCTTATTGAGCTTCCCATTGATCATGTTGAGCGGAAGATGTCTCAAATGATTTTGGACAAGAAGTTTGCTGGGACATTGGATCAAGGGGCTGGATGCCTCATCATATTCGACGATCCCAAGACAGATGCAATATACCCGGCCACTTTAGAGACCATTTCCAACGTCGGGAAAGTGGTTGACAGTCTTTATGTTAGGTCTGCCAAGATCATGGCATGAGCTCTCTAGTTATTTTACTTCACTGCCACATTACTTGATGTTTTCTTTTCCATGCTGACTAGTATATCATTTGTTTAGTTTCCTTTTGTTAAACTCAAAATGTGAAAAACCTATTTCCTTTGGCGCAGAATTGAATGTTTAGTATTGCTTATGGAGTGTTACATACAAAGGACTAGGAGGAGTGTGATTTTAATTAGGTTGTCTTTGGTTAAGATGAAGGGATAAAAGGCGAGGGATGGGAAAGTCAATCTTATTTTATGGCTCAAGGAGAGAGGGAGGTATTTCATAATTAATATAGTTTTACTCCGATGTGTTTATATCTTTTTATgtctcattttttaacaaactacGCTACAATTATAGGTAGTCATTTAAAATACTTTTCATTTAATTCATGCCTCTAAATCTTTCTAATGTTGGGGGAGTCAAAATTGAATGAAGAGGCAATAATTATTAAATACTCACTCCATtttataataagtgtctcataatttttttatgtctcaaaataaatatcTCTTTATAATACTAATACAACATTTATAGTCTGTTTAGAATTGCGGTGGGAATCAATGCAAACGCGGAAACTCCCTTTTGGAGCTTCTCATTTTTACGATAATTTGCTTAGTAAGCGTGCATTGGCGGTGGAAAAAAAGCCAATCCAAACacagtattattattttttttccattACTATATCTCTATTTATTAACCTTCACATTTTTCAACTACTCTACTAAATAaaggtattttagtaaatgatactaatctataatataagaaaaataatggttgtggaaaaggaCTAGGAGGAGTGTGATGTTAATTAGGTTGTCTTTGGTTAAGATGAAGGGATAAAAGGTGAGGGATGGGAAAGTCAATCTTATTTTATGGCACACAAGGAGAGGGAGGTATTTCATAATTAATATAGTTTTACTCCGATGTGTTTATATCTTTTTATGTCTCATTGTTTTAAACTGCGCTACAATTATAGGTAGtcatttaaaatacttttaatttaattcatGCCTCTAAATCTTTCTCATGTTTGGAGGAGTCAAAACTGAATGAAAAGACAATAATTATTGAATACTCCATCCGTcttataataagtgtctcatttataatttttttatgtttcaaaataaatgtctctttataATGTCAATACAACATTTATAGTCTGTTCGGAAGTTTGGAATTGCGGTGGGAATCAATGCAAACGCGGAAGCTCCCTTTTGGAGCTTCTCATTTTCACGGTAATTTGGTCAGTAAACATGCGGTGGCGCCGTGGCGGTGGAGAAAAGTCAATCTAAACAAagcattattattttttctattactATATCTCTATTTATTAATCttcacgtttttcaactactCTACTACCTATgataaataaatgtattttagtaaatgatactaattttattattaaaatcaacacatataatcattttcttaagaaccgtgCAGAGCTCAAATaaaacacttattatgagactgAGGGAATACAAAATAtgatcaaattttttttattttttttatcaattcaaATGTATTATGGTAGTAGGCACTTCCATATACTTTTTTTTATTCGTTAATATAACTTCCACTTACCCAAAGAGAGATAGCAGCAACTACTTGGATCCGTACACTTTTTTTGTTGTTGACAATGATCGGATAGCATGTTAGCCGGTGTGGACCATATTATACGAGACTATATCTTGTCACACTAAACTACACTTTCACCTACACTCCCACAACAATTGCAGTGATTTGACCAtaattctataattttttttttgaaattttttgagtTTGTACTGaattttttttgagaatttcatgagtttttattggatttttttttaggatttgtgAGTTTTTATATGACttttgagtaattttgtgagTTTTTACTAGATTTTTTAAAAGTTATCGAATTTGAACTACCTAGAATCTTATTCAGGGTTGTTTGCAGCggataaaaaaaaatatcaaagttaGAGAGTAAGAGAAAGAGAGACACAAGTGATATATCTTGGATCCTTCTACAAATCAGGAGTAGTTCAGTTCCCTTGCAATTctaagagatttcactataatcaaaattaattacaaatgctcaagcacacaagcaagagatttTAGATGTTCGAGCACACAAACAAGAGACTTTCAATactcaaacacacaagtaagagaCTTCTAATGTTCAAACTTACATGCAGGAGATTTTCAGATGCTCAAGCACATAAGCAAGAGCCTTTTTACAATCTAACTTGAGATGAGAGATTGTTAAAAAGCtacacttgatatacaatcagaggtGTAAACTAGATACAACACAAAAGACTCTTAAGATTCAAGAATTTAATTCTAAGTTAAACTTATGCTTTTGATTTGACAGAGTAACAACTTTGTTTGTCAATGGTTCATTTTCTTTCTTCAAGTCATCAGCTCCTTACATAGAGAATCATTAAAGAGTTGTTGGAAAAGATTTTATGCACAAGTGAGTCTTGGAGAAGCTTTGTTCAAAGACGTTGAGATGTTTCTTCAAATGGTTAATGTCTGACAAAAAACTTTTGAAAATCCTTAGCTTTAAAAGGAATTAATATAACACAACAAATTATGCTTCTTCATTCACCGATCAACTCTGGTTCCAAgtcaaaacaatataattaatttttcaatgaaaattttaaaatttgttaaatttTAGGAAATAATGTAATAATTGTTTCAAATTAGGGATGACAAAAAAATCATACTCATGAGTACCCGCTGATAAAACCCGTCACGAATACAGGTGGATGATTTAATATGTATCCACGGATAAAATAAACACATATTTAGTTACGGGCACGAATACGAATTTGTTGGTACCCATCACACGAGTATCTGTATCCAAGGATTAgcaaaattacttaaatataatataaaattattactattattattattatttagttgaatatgtaattattattattttgttgaatttatttatgtgataaaagaagaaataaaatgacttgtgattatttttgttattattatgggttaaatttgaaaatatttttttttgatagggataaaaaattgattaactacatcattttaaaaaattaaataatagtatttttggaTATCGGTTTAATACCGGTGAGTATCTAAAAATTTACAGATATCTGTTTTtctcattattatattttaaaaacaaatacataaaatatttgaatcatatttATTAGGTTAAATTATAGTCTTGGTTTCCCTATTTTGGTGTTTTCACGattttagtccctctattttgtttttaaacacttttggtcCCTTATCCCCATTTTAGCTAAAAAAACACTTATGTGTTACTTTTTAAAATAGGTAGCTCATCCTCAAGTGGAGATGGAGGACCAAAAGTGAGGATGgggacaaaaaaaaatttaaaatataatacatAAGTGTTTTTTTTAGCTTAAGTGAGaatgagggaccaaaagtgtttaaaaacaaaataaagaaactaaaatcgtaaaaacacaaaaataagggACCAAAACTACAATTTAGCCTATttattaatatcaattttaataaataagaaaTATATACCGTTGTAGCAGGATATTGGAACTAGGGGTGTTCGTGGTTTAAGAATTGCATTaaactgaaccaaattaatggttcagttcagtttttaaaaacc
Encoded proteins:
- the LOC131660032 gene encoding 26S proteasome non-ATPase regulatory subunit 11 homolog, with the protein product MSSSYLPATTESIAQALEAKDHSDSISILYRVLDDPSSSPEALRMKEQAITNLTDLLRQENRGEDLRSLLTSLRPFFSLIPKAKTAKIVRGIIDSVAKIPGTSDLQISLCKEMVQWTRDEKRTFLRQRVEARLAALLMETKEYSEALTLLSGLVKEVRRLDDKLLLVDIDLLESKLHFSLRNLPKAKAALTAARTAANAIYVPPAQQGAIDLQSGILHAEEKDYKTGYSYFFEAFESFNALEDPKAVFSLKYMLLCKIMVNQADDVGGIISSKAGLQYVGPDLDAMKAVADAHSKRSLKLFESALQAYKAQLEEDPIVHRHLSSLYDTLLEQNLCRLIEPFSRVEIAHIAELIELPIDHVERKMSQMILDKKFAGTLDQGAGCLIIFDDPKTDAIYPATLETISNVGKVVDSLYVRSAKIMA